A genomic stretch from Sporocytophaga myxococcoides includes:
- a CDS encoding DUF4112 domain-containing protein, with translation MIQNPNVAEVPNLIWVEKISNFLDSKFRIPGTKLRFGWDPLIGLIPGIGDFAGFVISAILMLYMTRYGASRKVVIVMSLNVLLDAMIGSIPFVGTLFDFGFKANKRNIELLKEHYYEGKHQGNGNGIVWTIMLALICLFALLLFSLYKLVSFIIQIF, from the coding sequence ATGATTCAAAATCCAAATGTAGCGGAAGTTCCCAATCTTATCTGGGTAGAAAAAATATCAAACTTTCTTGATAGTAAATTCAGAATACCTGGAACCAAACTAAGATTTGGCTGGGATCCTTTAATAGGGCTCATTCCCGGAATAGGCGATTTTGCAGGTTTTGTTATATCTGCCATTCTGATGCTTTATATGACGAGATATGGAGCCAGCAGAAAAGTAGTTATCGTCATGAGCCTTAACGTATTGCTGGATGCAATGATTGGTAGTATTCCATTTGTAGGTACTTTGTTTGATTTCGGATTTAAGGCAAATAAAAGAAATATCGAATTACTGAAAGAACATTATTATGAAGGCAAGCACCAAGGAAACGGTAATGGTATTGTATGGACAATTATGCTTGCATTAATATGCCTTTTTGCATTACTGTTATTTTCCTTATATAAACTAGTTAGTTTTATCATTCAAATATTCTAA